A window from Synechococcus sp. RSCCF101 encodes these proteins:
- the dapB gene encoding 4-hydroxy-tetrahydrodipicolinate reductase: protein MPPTDPGSQPIPVVVAGALGRMGAEVVKAVVSAADCSLAGAIDTGAGSEGQDVGLALGLEELGVALSSDFEGSLCQASQEARRGGAAVLVDFTHPSVVYEHTRAAIAYGVHPVIGTTGLTPEQLADLATFSQKASMGGAVIPNFSVGMVLLQQAAAAAARFYDFAELTELHHNRKADAPSGTCVKTAELMEELGKTFNAPQVEEHESLPGCRGGRRESGLRLHSVRLPGLVAHQEVMFGAAGETYTLRHDTIERSAYMPGVLHTVRRVRELGGLVYGLERLL from the coding sequence ATGCCCCCGACCGATCCCGGCTCCCAGCCCATCCCCGTGGTGGTGGCCGGAGCCCTCGGGCGCATGGGGGCGGAGGTGGTGAAGGCGGTGGTCAGCGCCGCCGACTGCAGCCTGGCCGGCGCCATCGACACCGGAGCCGGCTCCGAGGGGCAGGACGTGGGTCTGGCCCTCGGCCTGGAGGAGCTCGGGGTGGCGCTGAGCAGCGATTTCGAGGGCAGCCTCTGTCAGGCCTCTCAGGAGGCGCGTCGGGGCGGAGCGGCCGTGCTGGTGGACTTCACCCATCCCTCCGTCGTCTACGAGCACACCCGGGCCGCCATCGCCTACGGGGTGCATCCGGTGATCGGCACCACCGGGCTCACGCCTGAGCAGCTGGCGGATCTGGCCACCTTCTCCCAGAAGGCCTCCATGGGGGGAGCGGTGATCCCCAACTTCTCGGTGGGCATGGTGCTGCTGCAGCAGGCGGCCGCCGCGGCGGCCCGCTTCTACGACTTCGCCGAGCTCACCGAGCTGCACCACAACCGCAAGGCCGATGCCCCCAGCGGCACCTGCGTGAAGACTGCGGAGCTGATGGAGGAGCTGGGCAAGACCTTCAACGCGCCCCAGGTGGAGGAGCATGAATCCCTGCCGGGCTGCCGGGGCGGACGGCGTGAGAGCGGCCTCAGGCTCCACTCGGTGCGCCTGCCCGGGCTGGTGGCCCACCAGGAGGTGATGTTCGGCGCGGCCGGGGAGACCTACACCCTCCGCCACGACACGATCGAGCGGTCCGCCTACATGCCCGGCGTGCTGCACACGGTGCGGCGGGTCCGCGAGCTCGGCGGGCTGGTCTACGGCCTCGAGCGCCTGCTGTGA